TCCATACCCCTTCCCCATATACTCAGGCAATACAAACAGGTTATCCAACTTAATCTTATCAGTATTTTCAGCTTTAAGCAATGCATAATACCCAACCAGCTTATTGTCTATCATAAGTTTATACACCTGATTGGCGACAATATAGGACATCGTAATGGTCAGTTCCTCTTCCCATTTCTCCATCTGCTCTGGACTATATCCCCAAAAAGCTTTAGACCTTTTAGTAACTTCTGTCAAGATTTTATGATCAGAAGGTAGCGCTACCATCAGTTGCTCGTTGAGTGATTCCATGGGATATCTATATGAATTAACTTATCCTATTACCATCCAAATACTTTTAGCTCCTAATGCAGCAATCAGTAATACCATCACAGCGCTTATCAGTGTCATCACAGGTTTGTTTTTGTACTTACCTAACACAGTATCTTTACTGCATAACCACACTAACACACAACCAATCACTGGCAACAACATCCCATTAGCCACTTGTGCAAAACGAATAACATCAATTGGTTTAAACCCTACTGAGGCAAATACAACACCCAATACCAAAATCACCACCCAAGTACCCCTGAACTTCCATGATGACATACTGGAATCCCAGCCAAAACATCCTGTGGTTACATAAGCCGCCGCTAAAGGAGCTGTTATGGCTGAGGTTATACCTGCAGCAAACAGTCCTATTGAGATCATATACTTGGCAAATACTCCATATACAGGCGCTAATCCTTTTCCTAAATCTACCGCGTTTGCAAGTGTGGTTCCTTGCAATGACGAAGCTGAGATAACAATAGCCAATGATACCAAGCCCCCCAATGCTATGGATAAGCTAGTATCCCACTTAGCTTCCTTTAAGTCACTTGGTTTACTCCATTTTGACTTAGACAATGAGGTATGTAAGAACAGGTTATAAGGTACGATGGTAGTCCCGATTACTCCTAATACGATGATCAACCCATTTTCGGGAATGGTAGGAAGAAACATACCCTTCAACAGCTCAGAAATGTTTGGTCGGGTCAATATGGCTGTCAGTATAAAGGAAAGACTCATCAATCCTACAAGGGCTACCAGACTCCTTTCCAGCACTTTGTATTTACCTAACCACAAAACACTAAAAGCTAAAGTTCCTATGACTACAGGCGTAAAGTTAAAACTCCCAGACTGCAAGCTAAAAAAGGTGTCTAACCCCAGTGCTCCTCCAGCAATATTTCCAGCCTCATAAGCCCCATTACCGATCACAATAGAACATAAAACGATTAGCAGTGTAAACAACCTGACAATAGGGTGCTGGATCTCTCTTTTAATCAGTGCAGTAAGGTCAAGACGGGTAATAATTCCTAAACGGGATGCCATCTCTTGAAAAAGGATTGTAACAACTGTAGATAAAATAACAGCCCACAATAACTGAAACCCATAACCTGCACCAGCCAACGTACACACAGTTACTGTTCCTGGTCCAATAAAGGCAGCAGCAACCAATACTCCCGGTCCTCCCAGTCTAAAAGATCGTTTGTTCATAGTTAGTAGAATAGTTTATATAAAAGCAGCAATTAAAATGCAGTATATGAAAAATAAATATTAGTAACACTTCACCAAAAACGATTATTTCGATCATACAAAAAACAACTTCACTTTCATAAGTTACTCGTTGATTGAAATTTCCACTTTGTGTTGAAAAATAAAATCATAATATTGTGAATTAGAATTTCACCTTTTTTGATAAAGATTTTTTATACCAACTCCACACAAAATGATAATTTTTGGACATAATAATTTTCTCATTAAAGCTTTTACACCCGAAGAAGTTAGACTACCTGTACAAGAAGGAGACCAGCAGGTTTCTTTTGAAGTTCGACAACGTTATGCACATATCTTCTGGATTCCATTTTTCCCAATCGGTAAGCTGTGGTGTATCAGAGTTCCAGGCAGCAAAGACCTCTATCAGATGCCTGAAGAGGTAAAAGCAGCTATCCTGCAAAACTATCAGGGTGAGATCAAAACACCTTGGTACTCTTATTCCCTTATTTTGATCGCCATGGCAGTTGGCCTATTCATGTACCTTGGTGAATTACAAAAAAAGCAAGAGCGGGAAGATGCATTCTATAACAGAGTAGAAGAAAAGAAAATGTTGATCGACTATCCAACTACAGGGGATTACTATGTATTTCAACGCTATGAAGACCCTGATAGATGGGAAAGTGATAAGTTTGTACTAAAAGTGAATCAGTACGATGAAAGTACTACTTCTTTTATCTCACTCTACCCTTACCTATATCAGAAAATGTCTTCCAACGACAGCTATGATTTTTATAAAGCATTTGATGCTGTCGAGACACAAGCTTTCAATGAAATGAACATCAGCAGAGACGCCATAAAAGCTGCAATAGAACAAGAGTATAGAGAGACATTCAAACCCGTAAAGATTCCTCCGTTAGAAGGGTATTATAAATTGGAATTGATCAAAAGGCGAGAACTTGACAAATAGTATACAAAAAACGCTTCTGAAGATTAAAATTACTTCAGAAGCGTTTTTCGGTTAAGATCAACAACCTAGATTCCTATTTTCGGGACAGTCAGATTGTTTGAAAAAACAAAATGTTTTCGGCAGGTTTCCAGAATCCCTTCTTTAATATTATGCTTAAAGTCTGATTCCAGTACCCTCCCAATAGAACGGTTACCAAAAGACGAATGTGTTTGAATCTCATCACTGCTAGTAGCAGTCACTACAAATCTCAACAAAGCCTTTTCTTCTTCCATATCATAAAAGGTCACCATGCCAGCAAATGTACCACCATTGAACTGACTGCTACCTGTTACTGAAGGTTTTTCCAAATACATCAAGTCAATTACGAAGGCATATTGTACCTCCATAAGTTCACTTAGCTTTTCCTCTTTAACAGACAGGCAATCCATATCCAATACACTATCATAACAACTACGCAGGTCTTTTGCAGGATCAAAAACCAATTTGCTGATATACTCGTCTTTTGATCTGATTATAAAAACCGCCTTGGCTTTCGGCAAGTCCTTTAAATGATCATCCTTGTCATTTTTTCCATATATGGATATTTTATGACCAAGATTGAGAGGCTCTAGCAGGATATCACTTTTATAGTAGTTTGAATCTATAGCTACAGCTCCAAAATCTGTGTTTTCATCCTCTAAATAATTTAGTTTTTGGATAAGTCTCGTCAGTTTAGCTTTATGTTCTGTATAAAACAACTGCTTACTTTGTGATACTTCCGCTTTCAGAGTTTCGTACTCCTGTTGCTGTTTCTTAAAATCTTCAGCTTTGTATTCTTTTCTATTGGAACAAGCAGAAAGCACTAATAGTAGTAGTAAAAAAGTAGAGATATTCTTCATTGTCAATTGATTAATAGATAAAAAATTTTATTTCAATATAGTAATATCTCTACGTATAACAAGAGCTTTGTTCCAAGCTTACAAGGTATTGATAAGGTTAGTCAATTCGTCTTTTGACATAAGCTTCAGTTTCATTTTTTCATTATGTCCCTTTTCCACCTCCAATTTTTTATGATAGGCATACCCTCTCGAAGTATAAGCTATTAAATGCACTTTCTCCCCAACAGGGATTCCCGAAAATATGTCCGCTCTCTTTCCACCTTTTCCTAGATATAAATACCTCATCACTGAATTTATATTTTCAAAAAATAAAACAAACATCACATGCTGTCTCTCTGTCATATCAAAGCTTACACTAATATTTGTTTTCGGTCTAGTATCCTCATAAAATCTGTCACAATTGATCCAACCAAACTTTGATAGGTCTAAATAATAATATCCATTTATCCCGTCAGTAACTCTATATGCATCAGTTTCTATAACCTGTTCAGAAAGTGTATCGGGATCCAATACATTCACTTCTGCCTTCAATGCATAGTATAAAGGATTATCTTTGGTTATCCTTTCAAAAATCGCCTTATCAGGTGTTACACTATCACTTTCTATCTGCATATCAATTGCATGAACCCAATTGACTTGTCCACTTATTGCTGTATCCCCAAAGAACAAATCCATTGATTCTTTTGCTTTGGATGGAATATTGACCAATAAAGAATTTCCTTCCTTAACTTTTAGCTGTTTTCCATCAGACAGCATATTGATCAGGTAAGCACCATCAGACACCAACAGTCTGCCTTCTGAAACAGTAGGAGCATTTTCATAAAACATATCCTGCTTGGTAAGCAGCTCCTTAATTTGAACTTCAATTGTTTCTCCCAATGGCGAACCATCCACTGTTTCAAGCTTCTCTGGCTCCACTTTTATTTTCAATCCCATTTTACCAATTACAACAGAGGGTTGAGTTACCGGCACTGTATATTCCTGAAGAAGCACCCTGTTTACTTCTTGTAGACTGTCTACATATGGGGTAAGATTTTCAACATTGACAGTAGTATCTTTCACTTCGCTTACACCACAAGCAACCATTAAAAACAAAAGGAATGTGATTATGAATCTCATTTTCATATAACTTTATATTTAAAAAATATGACACTTATTATGAGTATAACAAGTAGTTCTCTACACGTTACAGGTTCCCATTTATAAAAGGCAAATTCAATTAATAAAAGAAGCACACCTATCCGTAAAAAATAAAAAGCCCGATCTCCCAAAGGGAAACCGGGCTAGGGTACTTATGGATTAGGACTCAGGTAATGAGTTGCACAAATATAACACGTTACCCACGAAATAGCTTTAATTTGATCATTAACAATGATTGAAGCTTAAGCGCTTGCATTTAATAATTCCTTAACTTTAAAAGCATACTTCCGCAGCACTCTATTCTTTAAAAATAAAAGCCCGCAGCTTCCAATGGAAGTGCGGGCTTGGGGTACATATATGGATTAGGACTCAGGTATATATGTAACTATTTGGATTTTAATCCTATATCTTATTCGTCTCCTTTAAATTTGAAAACTGTAGATGCACTTACTGCTTTGAATGTATCAATAGTCAGGTCACCATCAATCACGTTTTCAAGTGTTACGTCATGTTGTACGTCTAGTGCAGTTTCAAAATTCATCACGTAAAGGTTCTTCACGTTTGCTTTTGTACCTTCTCTGAATTTTACACCTGACTTACCTTCTGCATTTCTACCGATCAGCGTGATGTTTTCCAATGTAGGGTTAGAGAATGGCTCAAGAGCATTGTTGTTGCTGTTGTTGTCAGCCTCGATTCCTCTATCACCAGCGTCAGCAGACTGTACACCAATCCAGTTTGTACCTTTTCCAGACCAACCGTAAGTCCAGTCGAAAGAGTCATCACCAGAACCAGTTGAAATCATGTAGTTTGCTTCTACCATACCTCCGAAGAACTCAAATCCATCATCCGCTCCTTTGAATGCTTGTACATATTCAACTACAGTTCCGTTACCAACACCGTTGAATGTGATACCGTTATGCTCTTTTTCAGATGAAATGATGTTACCCGTAAACTCTACTCTTACATATTTCAATGTACCAGAGTTGTCTGCAACATTGCTACCACCATATGTAGTACCTGAAACCTCAGCTTGTGCTGTTTCACCTACGTTGATTGGAGCTCTACCATTCAGGATCAGACCACCCCAAGCACCAGTTTCCTGCTTAGTGGAAGTGAATACGATTGGGTTTGCAGCAGTACCTTCTGCCATGATCTTAGCATCTTGCTCAAACAGGATATAACCTACTGCCTGTTGTGCTGCTTCAGTATTCTCTGAATCTGGATCTCTTTCATCTACGATGATAGCTCCCTCTCCAATTGTCAAGGTAGTACCAGCTTTGAAGTGTACAGCACCTTCAAGTACCCA
This portion of the Limibacter armeniacum genome encodes:
- a CDS encoding GNAT family N-acetyltransferase; protein product: MESLNEQLMVALPSDHKILTEVTKRSKAFWGYSPEQMEKWEEELTITMSYIVANQVYKLMIDNKLVGYYALLKAENTDKIKLDNLFVLPEYMGKGYGKVLLEDCICRVKEQGFNVLTLDADPHAESFYIHCGFKTVGKLASSISGRYLPLMEFSLMS
- a CDS encoding Nramp family divalent metal transporter; the protein is MNKRSFRLGGPGVLVAAAFIGPGTVTVCTLAGAGYGFQLLWAVILSTVVTILFQEMASRLGIITRLDLTALIKREIQHPIVRLFTLLIVLCSIVIGNGAYEAGNIAGGALGLDTFFSLQSGSFNFTPVVIGTLAFSVLWLGKYKVLERSLVALVGLMSLSFILTAILTRPNISELLKGMFLPTIPENGLIIVLGVIGTTIVPYNLFLHTSLSKSKWSKPSDLKEAKWDTSLSIALGGLVSLAIVISASSLQGTTLANAVDLGKGLAPVYGVFAKYMISIGLFAAGITSAITAPLAAAYVTTGCFGWDSSMSSWKFRGTWVVILVLGVVFASVGFKPIDVIRFAQVANGMLLPVIGCVLVWLCSKDTVLGKYKNKPVMTLISAVMVLLIAALGAKSIWMVIG